In Methanosarcina siciliae T4/M, one genomic interval encodes:
- a CDS encoding ATP-binding protein: MVKRTIIKIDEEKCTGCGKCVAPCAEGAIQIINGKAKVVSEELCDGMGFCIGVCPEGALSIEERHTVEFNREKAEAQPKKQDISIRCFECGAGEDTHYLLPLRHNMESLWVCTRCLPRLIHG, from the coding sequence ATGGTAAAACGAACAATTATAAAAATTGATGAGGAAAAATGCACAGGCTGTGGAAAATGTGTTGCACCCTGCGCTGAAGGTGCCATTCAAATCATTAACGGCAAAGCAAAAGTCGTATCCGAAGAACTCTGTGACGGTATGGGTTTCTGTATAGGGGTCTGTCCCGAAGGTGCCCTCTCTATTGAAGAAAGGCACACGGTCGAATTTAACAGGGAAAAAGCCGAAGCCCAGCCGAAAAAGCAAGATATCTCAATCCGCTGCTTCGAATGCGGAGCCGGAGAAGACACCCACTACCTTCTCCCCCTCAGGCACAATATGGAGAGTCTCTGGGTCTGTACCCGCTGTTTGCCCAGACTGATCCACGGTTGA
- a CDS encoding IS1634 family transposase, which produces MSLSWYSHGRKNSSRRVESSLKRTRFLGHLGLMAGVFRELEVDKLIDEKLPKERDHTIPHSVCILAMLLNGLGFVGQRLYLFPDFFKNISTERLFGDGITREDLNQYVIGETLDRIVKYGPTKLFTEIALHIMTLLPIPVHCLHADTTSVSVYGDYDDEETESIDITFGIPKNGRWDLKQFVLSLIVNQHGIPLFMNTHSGNSSDKNTILEAIKSLKSVLRPESEVYYVADSSFYTDNNIKNMGKSFWISRVPATITEAKELLTENLNLKTLKSDERYSFYQTFVEYGGVKQKWVLLLSHKMKEKKEQTLRTKLDKEVEKAEKSFKKLKGEDFFCEDDALKAAEKWIQDFPSVSFEKVDVRSIKKRESGKRGRPSKDEQLKTYYRINGIIKVNDAFVLNEMDKMGLFILASNDINLSPEDMLKYYKGQDNVEKGFRFLKSNTFSISKVYLKNKKKIEALTMIMVLCLMIYSIAEWKLRTKLEEENETIPDQKGKPTKRPTMRWVFFKFQGITELISQKKRQIKSEILNIEEIHWKILGLMGAKYENIYL; this is translated from the coding sequence ATATCTCTTTCCTGGTATTCCCATGGCAGAAAAAACAGCAGTAGAAGAGTTGAATCCTCCCTAAAACGTACAAGGTTCTTAGGTCACCTTGGTCTTATGGCTGGAGTTTTCCGAGAACTTGAGGTTGACAAACTGATCGATGAAAAACTTCCCAAAGAAAGGGATCATACTATCCCTCACTCAGTCTGCATCCTTGCCATGTTGCTCAATGGTCTTGGTTTCGTAGGGCAACGTCTGTACCTGTTTCCTGATTTTTTTAAAAATATTTCTACGGAAAGGCTTTTCGGAGACGGTATAACAAGAGAGGATCTGAATCAATACGTTATCGGAGAGACTCTTGACAGAATCGTAAAATATGGCCCTACAAAACTGTTTACGGAAATTGCTCTTCACATTATGACTCTTCTACCTATTCCTGTTCATTGTTTACACGCTGACACTACAAGTGTCAGCGTTTATGGGGATTATGATGACGAAGAAACTGAGTCTATTGACATTACTTTTGGAATTCCCAAAAACGGAAGATGGGACCTCAAACAATTTGTACTTAGCTTGATTGTTAATCAGCATGGGATACCTCTTTTCATGAACACACATTCAGGAAATTCTTCCGACAAAAACACAATTCTGGAAGCGATCAAGTCTCTCAAATCAGTTTTAAGACCTGAAAGCGAAGTTTACTACGTCGCTGATAGTTCCTTTTACACAGACAATAATATCAAGAACATGGGAAAGTCATTCTGGATCAGTCGTGTTCCTGCAACAATTACCGAGGCAAAGGAACTGCTAACTGAAAATCTGAACCTGAAAACGCTAAAAAGCGACGAAAGATACTCATTTTATCAAACCTTTGTGGAATATGGTGGAGTCAAACAAAAGTGGGTTTTGCTGCTTTCTCACAAGATGAAAGAGAAGAAAGAGCAAACTCTCAGGACGAAGCTTGACAAGGAGGTTGAAAAAGCAGAGAAGTCTTTTAAAAAACTGAAAGGAGAGGACTTTTTTTGCGAAGACGATGCATTAAAAGCTGCAGAAAAATGGATTCAAGATTTCCCTTCTGTCTCATTTGAAAAGGTAGATGTGAGATCTATTAAAAAGCGTGAATCAGGTAAAAGAGGCAGACCTTCAAAAGATGAGCAATTAAAGACTTATTACAGGATTAATGGAATCATAAAGGTTAATGACGCTTTTGTTTTAAATGAAATGGATAAAATGGGACTTTTTATTCTTGCAAGTAACGATATCAATCTTTCTCCTGAGGATATGCTGAAGTATTACAAAGGACAGGACAATGTAGAAAAAGGATTCAGATTCTTGAAAAGTAACACCTTTAGCATATCGAAAGTTTACCTCAAGAACAAAAAGAAAATTGAAGCGCTGACTATGATAATGGTTCTCTGCTTAATGATTTATTCAATTGCAGAATGGAAATTAAGGACAAAATTAGAAGAAGAAAATGAAACGATTCCAGATCAAAAAGGGAAACCAACAAAAAGACCTACAATGAGATGGGTATTTTTCAAGTTCCAGGGAATTACAGAACTTATTTCTCAGAAAAAAAGACAAATAAAGTCAGAAATATTGAATATTGAGGAGATTCACTGGAAGATACTGGGTCTGATGGGAGCGAAATATGAAAATATCTATCTCTAA
- a CDS encoding UPF0228 family protein — MDVRNELGKVENWTDPIYHDIKKGNHYIITVTEQAIEDKNFLAMLEKNDLQVKNSVLCLIILGNESKNWIWESDERRIENELKMNEKVLTLLSCGSTGSI, encoded by the coding sequence ATGGATGTAAGAAATGAATTGGGAAAAGTTGAGAATTGGACTGATCCTATATACCATGATATCAAAAAAGGAAATCATTATATAATCACAGTAACGGAACAAGCTATTGAGGATAAAAATTTCCTTGCGATGCTGGAAAAAAATGATCTTCAGGTGAAAAATTCCGTCTTGTGTCTTATTATTCTCGGAAATGAATCTAAGAATTGGATTTGGGAAAGCGATGAAAGAAGAATCGAAAATGAGCTTAAAATGAATGAAAAGGTATTGACTTTATTGTCTTGCGGTAGTACCGGTAGTATCTAA
- a CDS encoding GNAT family N-acetyltransferase, which produces MKLEIQFDQLNGKYVNAAADLIMSAYIEEKTEIPFLPYEKDYLYYLRKLIKNLFDKGTGVAAVRGEELIGFIAGFEVKELFGKCKGIYSPLYGHGGKKEYRSVLYQELYTHAAEIWVKNACFTHALTFFAHDTETTDLWFWQGFGLRCVDSICESKQISANNPSNIIIRKVNVLDIPALADIHRQHNMYYGNSPVFMPGRDEDPVQDLTGWLKKDDHHLWAAYQDGKPLGYMKIQPDAETFVSNHRNVMNITGAYVLESERKKGIGTMLLGAIQEWLLQNGYTLYGVDFESINITGSRFWNKHFVPYAYSMVRRIDERIST; this is translated from the coding sequence ATGAAACTTGAAATTCAATTTGACCAACTAAATGGAAAATATGTGAATGCAGCCGCTGATTTAATTATGTCTGCATACATTGAAGAAAAGACAGAGATTCCATTTTTACCTTACGAAAAAGACTACTTATACTATCTCAGGAAGTTAATTAAGAACTTATTTGACAAAGGAACAGGCGTTGCTGCTGTCAGGGGTGAAGAATTAATCGGGTTTATCGCCGGATTTGAGGTTAAAGAACTATTTGGGAAATGTAAAGGTATTTACAGTCCTCTATATGGGCATGGCGGGAAAAAAGAATATAGAAGTGTATTGTATCAGGAGTTATATACGCACGCAGCTGAAATATGGGTAAAAAATGCTTGTTTTACTCATGCATTAACATTTTTCGCACATGACACGGAAACTACTGATTTATGGTTTTGGCAGGGGTTCGGTCTGCGCTGTGTAGACTCTATTTGCGAATCAAAACAGATTTCTGCAAATAATCCTTCCAACATTATAATTAGAAAAGTCAATGTGCTTGATATTCCCGCTTTAGCAGATATTCATAGACAGCATAACATGTATTATGGAAACTCACCTGTTTTCATGCCTGGAAGAGATGAAGACCCGGTCCAGGATTTAACCGGTTGGCTTAAAAAAGACGATCATCATTTATGGGCAGCCTACCAAGATGGAAAACCGCTGGGATATATGAAAATTCAACCAGACGCTGAAACTTTTGTTTCGAACCACAGGAACGTTATGAACATAACCGGTGCATATGTTCTGGAGAGTGAAAGAAAAAAAGGTATAGGAACTATGTTATTGGGAGCAATACAGGAATGGCTTTTACAAAACGGGTATACTCTTTACGGAGTGGATTTTGAATCCATAAATATTACGGGAAGCAGATTCTGGAATAAGCATTTTGTTCCGTATGCATATAGCATGGTCAGACGGATTGATGAAAGAATTTCAACATGA
- a CDS encoding transglutaminase-like domain-containing protein has translation MHAESENLQDYLKKSEIINYDHKLIVEKCLELQQSTEDEIILIKKIYEFVRDEIHHSGDICAQEVTCVQEVTCSASEVLEAGHGICCAKAHLFAAMLRYFGVPAGFCYQKLSSSRDVNIKFLHGLNAVYLKDLDKWIRLDARGNKLGRDAQFSIYEEKISKPVNKELGEEDHPVIFTEPNQTVVEILKNSKDLRELWAQWDLGLRDLFRD, from the coding sequence ATGCATGCTGAAAGCGAGAATCTTCAGGACTACCTTAAAAAGAGTGAAATCATAAACTACGACCATAAGCTGATTGTTGAAAAATGCCTTGAATTACAGCAAAGCACGGAAGACGAAATCATCTTGATCAAGAAAATTTATGAGTTCGTCCGGGATGAGATTCATCATTCGGGGGATATATGTGCACAGGAAGTTACATGTGTACAGGAAGTTACCTGTTCGGCATCCGAAGTTCTGGAAGCCGGGCACGGGATCTGCTGTGCCAAAGCTCATCTGTTTGCAGCCATGCTGAGATATTTCGGGGTGCCGGCTGGGTTCTGTTATCAGAAACTCTCCTCAAGTCGTGATGTTAATATAAAATTCTTACACGGCTTAAATGCCGTATATTTAAAAGATCTGGATAAATGGATAAGACTGGATGCAAGAGGTAACAAGCTAGGCCGTGATGCTCAGTTTTCCATATACGAAGAAAAGATTTCCAAGCCCGTAAATAAAGAGCTTGGAGAAGAAGACCATCCCGTAATCTTTACGGAGCCCAATCAGACCGTTGTTGAAATATTAAAGAATAGTAAAGATCTGAGAGAATTATGGGCGCAGTGGGACCTCGGGTTGAGAGACTTGTTTCGCGATTAA
- a CDS encoding DUF2795 domain-containing protein: MVDICEIAIIFGKGAHERYRCLQGTKGDRIKVKGDIMETESKSRFITELPMETQKILNEITYPVNRSDIIGQARKSGAIPDIMRGFGMLPDRQYNSAADVAEELHIIYLGPPA, encoded by the coding sequence ATGGTTGACATCTGTGAAATAGCGATAATCTTCGGAAAAGGAGCACACGAACGTTACAGATGCCTCCAGGGAACTAAAGGAGACCGAATAAAAGTAAAGGGGGATATCATGGAAACTGAAAGTAAAAGCAGATTTATTACAGAACTCCCTATGGAAACTCAGAAAATATTAAACGAAATAACCTATCCTGTAAACAGGAGCGACATTATTGGGCAAGCAAGGAAGAGCGGAGCAATCCCGGACATAATGCGGGGATTTGGCATGCTTCCGGACAGGCAATACAATAGCGCTGCGGACGTTGCCGAGGAACTTCATATAATTTACTTGGGGCCACCCGCCTAA
- a CDS encoding cation:proton antiporter domain-containing protein: MTSNLLTDLLIIFGLSIPVVYIFFRLKISPLVGFLIAGILAGPYGLGLIQETENIEVMSEIGVILLLFSIGIEFSLRELLKIKRIVLLGGGLQMSITTVVVVFLLWRLGYSPETAVFMGLIVALSSTAIVLKLLQEKGEIYSAHGRIALGILIFQDIAAVLIIILAPLLAGEAVVGSDLLDLLFRGIGLVLLTLVSARYVVPFVLFHVAKTRNNELFLLSIVVIGLAIAWLTSVAGLSLALGAFLAGLIISESEYAAQALGTVIPFKDMFMSIFFISTGMMLNLGQMSTHLSLILTATVLVLVLKTAVNALTTFFIGFPLHTMLLVGFSLAQVGEFSLVTAQVGFENGIFSETIYQEFLAVTVLSMVLTPFITDLGYYSAVSSQQLSLPGILTTNRYSLQDEGQEKKLENHLIVIGYGVSGKNVGIAAQKVSIPYMVIEINPETVRQEKLNGIGIIYGDAAQKAVLEHAGIKNARSIVITAGNPVSTWQIIEVAKRLNPDIHIIARTHFLDTIDSFYALGADEVISDEFECSIELFSRVLNKYMVPVKEIETMNTQLRADHYRMLRGPEIQRKNVSGLSLDFSDVEIKSVRVEKQSEAAGKTLGNIDLRKKYGVTVLAISRNHRLMYDLKAETELSPDDILLVISPPEQLEVIRELFENDA; the protein is encoded by the coding sequence ATGACATCAAATCTCCTGACCGACCTGCTGATTATTTTTGGCCTTTCGATCCCTGTTGTTTATATTTTTTTCAGGTTGAAGATATCTCCGCTGGTGGGCTTCTTGATTGCCGGCATCCTTGCGGGGCCTTACGGGCTTGGGCTGATTCAGGAGACTGAGAATATCGAGGTTATGTCGGAAATCGGGGTCATCTTACTGCTCTTTTCTATAGGAATAGAGTTTTCCCTGCGAGAGCTCCTGAAAATAAAGAGGATCGTACTCCTGGGAGGAGGGCTACAGATGTCTATTACGACTGTTGTTGTTGTTTTTCTCTTGTGGCGGCTTGGATATTCTCCCGAAACTGCCGTTTTCATGGGGCTGATTGTGGCGCTCAGCAGTACGGCTATTGTCCTTAAATTACTGCAGGAGAAGGGAGAGATTTACAGTGCTCACGGGAGAATCGCACTCGGGATACTTATCTTCCAGGACATAGCTGCGGTCTTGATAATTATCCTTGCTCCGCTGCTTGCAGGAGAGGCAGTGGTCGGAAGTGATCTCCTTGACCTTTTGTTCAGGGGGATAGGGCTCGTTCTGCTCACGCTTGTAAGTGCGCGTTATGTGGTTCCTTTTGTCTTATTCCATGTGGCAAAAACACGCAACAATGAGCTTTTCCTGCTGAGTATAGTAGTAATAGGGCTTGCTATTGCCTGGCTAACTTCCGTAGCCGGGCTTTCCCTTGCACTCGGGGCTTTTCTGGCAGGGCTTATTATCTCCGAGTCCGAGTATGCTGCCCAGGCGCTCGGGACGGTTATTCCTTTCAAGGACATGTTCATGAGTATCTTTTTTATTTCCACAGGGATGATGCTGAACCTTGGCCAGATGTCAACGCATCTTTCCCTGATTCTTACGGCCACTGTCCTGGTTCTTGTCCTGAAAACCGCGGTAAATGCTTTGACCACGTTTTTCATAGGTTTCCCCCTGCATACTATGCTCCTGGTCGGTTTTTCCCTGGCTCAGGTCGGAGAATTCTCTCTGGTAACTGCGCAGGTAGGTTTCGAAAACGGGATATTTTCCGAGACAATCTACCAGGAGTTCCTTGCCGTTACCGTGCTTTCGATGGTGTTAACTCCTTTTATCACGGACCTGGGATATTATTCCGCAGTTTCCAGCCAGCAACTTTCCCTTCCCGGAATTTTGACAACTAACCGATACAGTTTGCAGGATGAAGGACAGGAAAAAAAACTTGAGAACCACCTTATTGTAATAGGTTATGGGGTTAGCGGAAAAAATGTCGGAATTGCCGCTCAAAAAGTTTCTATCCCCTATATGGTAATCGAGATCAATCCGGAGACTGTCCGGCAGGAAAAACTGAATGGAATAGGCATTATCTATGGGGACGCCGCTCAAAAAGCCGTACTTGAACACGCAGGAATCAAAAATGCCAGATCAATTGTAATAACTGCAGGCAATCCTGTAAGTACCTGGCAAATTATTGAAGTGGCTAAAAGACTGAATCCTGACATTCATATTATTGCAAGGACTCATTTCCTGGACACAATTGACAGCTTTTATGCTCTCGGAGCTGATGAGGTTATCTCGGATGAATTTGAGTGCTCTATAGAGCTTTTCTCCAGGGTCCTGAATAAATACATGGTCCCGGTTAAAGAGATTGAAACCATGAACACTCAACTTCGGGCTGATCATTATAGGATGCTGCGCGGGCCTGAAATACAGAGGAAAAATGTTTCCGGGCTGTCTCTTGACTTTTCGGATGTGGAAATCAAAAGTGTAAGAGTTGAAAAACAGTCAGAAGCTGCAGGAAAAACTCTTGGAAATATTGATCTCCGAAAAAAATACGGAGTTACCGTTCTCGCAATTTCCAGAAATCACAGGCTTATGTACGATCTGAAGGCTGAGACGGAGCTTAGTCCGGATGATATCCTGCTCGTAATAAGCCCTCCGGAACAACTTGAAGTAATCAGGGAACTTTTTGAAAATGATGCATAA
- a CDS encoding transposase, translating to MEPWARCWLEDQRKAGEKCLEIKVRGACHYVYRSTSKYDKKIKKGRKVSVYIGRLDKDYGFIPKGEKPKTNVIPVPHSVTDYGNSMILHNMMGELKPFLMKNFPEYWEELYAMSIVRVNGYVPLKRIKDTWEDLYNLEGIKPNLNPSNLSKVLREVGCDRFGQNELFNHLKNADTQLVYDLSSCFSRSMNILQAEKGYNKDCIQVPQINFAFLCGLDSEMPTMIKSVPGSVKDIKTLYKTIEELDISDKILLLDRGFFSENILNCLEEKHIKFVLPTKRNSHYYDTRIHLNEEFIYHDRLIKCGKRKLGNRFLYLYEDLDLRLEEQKTIFRKREEGKISDEEYSLKQNRAGKFLIISNYDIGKKEMYELYKKRDSIEKLFDAYKTTLDADKLYLHDDESVYGHVFVAFLSLYAYCKLLKAIKKAEINDKVSPIDILLKFRKVKSINFGEKSIITEVPKKVRELDKTLKFNIFPTKNGS from the coding sequence ATGGAACCCTGGGCAAGATGCTGGCTTGAAGATCAGCGTAAAGCTGGAGAAAAATGTCTTGAAATCAAAGTTCGAGGCGCTTGTCATTATGTTTATCGCTCTACGAGTAAATATGACAAAAAAATTAAGAAGGGTCGTAAAGTTTCAGTTTACATTGGTAGACTCGACAAAGATTACGGCTTTATACCTAAAGGTGAGAAACCTAAAACTAATGTGATACCTGTGCCTCACTCTGTCACTGACTATGGAAATTCAATGATTTTACATAATATGATGGGAGAGCTCAAACCTTTTCTCATGAAAAATTTTCCGGAATATTGGGAAGAACTCTATGCAATGTCAATTGTTCGTGTAAATGGATATGTCCCCCTCAAACGAATTAAAGATACTTGGGAAGATCTCTATAATCTTGAAGGTATAAAACCAAATCTTAATCCATCCAATCTTTCAAAAGTGTTAAGGGAAGTAGGCTGTGATAGGTTTGGGCAGAATGAGCTATTCAATCATCTCAAAAATGCAGACACTCAACTCGTCTATGACTTAAGTTCCTGTTTCTCTCGATCTATGAATATTCTACAGGCTGAAAAAGGCTACAACAAAGACTGTATTCAAGTTCCCCAAATCAACTTTGCCTTTCTTTGTGGTCTTGATAGTGAAATGCCTACTATGATCAAATCAGTTCCAGGCAGTGTGAAGGACATAAAGACATTATACAAAACAATAGAAGAGTTGGATATCAGCGATAAGATACTTCTTCTTGATCGTGGTTTTTTCTCAGAGAACATCCTTAACTGCTTAGAAGAAAAACATATCAAATTTGTGTTACCAACAAAAAGGAACAGCCACTATTATGACACAAGAATACACCTTAATGAAGAATTCATCTATCATGATAGACTCATCAAATGTGGTAAAAGAAAGTTAGGAAATAGGTTCCTATATTTATATGAAGACCTGGATCTAAGACTTGAAGAACAGAAGACGATCTTCAGAAAGAGAGAGGAAGGGAAGATCAGCGATGAAGAGTACTCTTTAAAACAAAATAGAGCAGGGAAGTTCTTGATTATCTCCAATTACGACATAGGAAAAAAGGAGATGTATGAACTCTACAAAAAAAGAGACTCGATTGAAAAGTTGTTTGATGCATACAAAACAACATTAGACGCTGACAAATTGTATCTTCATGATGATGAGAGCGTTTATGGGCATGTGTTTGTGGCATTTCTTTCATTATATGCGTACTGTAAATTGTTGAAGGCAATTAAAAAAGCAGAGATAAATGACAAGGTCTCACCCATTGATATCCTATTGAAGTTTAGAAAAGTGAAAAGTATAAACTTTGGTGAAAAAAGTATCATTACTGAAGTTCCTAAGAAAGTAAGAGAATTAGATAAAACTCTCAAATTCAACATATTCCCTACAAAAAATGGGAGTTAA
- a CDS encoding pyridoxamine 5'-phosphate oxidase family protein has product MTSKLMDYFNKQPRIGVLSTASKDGKVDSAVFGSPQMTDEKTVVVATGNNRTFANLQENPYAMFLIMEPGADIMSWKGIRVYMKLKESATSGEMLDMIRNEIAKMAGEEAGKMIYATATFEIIELRPLVDMGQGWEKSI; this is encoded by the coding sequence ATGACGTCAAAACTGATGGACTACTTTAATAAGCAACCGAGAATTGGGGTTCTCAGCACAGCGAGTAAAGACGGAAAGGTAGATTCGGCTGTTTTCGGCTCACCTCAGATGACCGATGAAAAGACCGTTGTAGTTGCAACAGGTAATAACCGCACGTTTGCAAACCTTCAGGAAAACCCTTATGCAATGTTCCTGATAATGGAGCCGGGAGCAGATATTATGAGCTGGAAAGGGATCAGGGTTTATATGAAGTTGAAAGAATCTGCAACGTCGGGCGAGATGCTTGACATGATCAGAAATGAGATCGCAAAAATGGCTGGCGAGGAAGCGGGAAAGATGATATACGCTACTGCCACCTTCGAGATTATTGAGCTGAGGCCTCTCGTTGATATGGGACAGGGCTGGGAGAAATCGATCTGA